The following proteins come from a genomic window of Nicotiana tomentosiformis chromosome 12, ASM39032v3, whole genome shotgun sequence:
- the LOC138903039 gene encoding uncharacterized protein encodes MNPIPPMSKAYSLLQQDESQMEAHFSALNFSRNIAYFLVSPSLSNGNKTFSQKYYKKPGYTADKYYRLLGFPLDFKFTKNKKSASCVQTEPSFTSSTHACASPTTQFFEPSVHGFTREQYQNLLTLFQQAHLSSGSTHDGSTVDNTSFAYCADADLFPTTSTSMSISASCTSLHVSVPSVKASNVIDHVVDVVFYDKDYLFLKMDVVFYEHMFPYKSDSSPILSPSPLSDPIDSIPPPASFIPSNDTFPSDIPPFNPTPSPSTPPSTSPIYHSPVSAVDLHIHVEFYQQLASNSAWKEVMLKEFQALELDVNNAFLHGDLHDEVYMKVPPGLDICGYSSSSSSSSSSSSSSSSSLHFSSMLTPLDPSAKLTVDMGEHFSNPSLYKRLVGKLNFLQYARPDISFPVQHLSQFLQKPQVPHMMAALHVLRYLMNDPAQGVLLSSSSDFSLLAYSDSDWASCAISHCHNPNFPP; translated from the exons ATGAATCCCATTCCACCCATGAGCAAGGCATATTCCCTTCTTCAACAAGATGAGAGTCAAATGGAAGCTCATTTTTCTGCTCTAAATTTTTCTCGAAATATAGCTTATTTCTTGGTTTCTCCTAGTTTATCCAATGGGAACAAGACTTTTAGTCAGAAG TATTACAAGAAACCTGGATACACTGCGGATAAATATTATAGACTCCTTGGATTTCCTCTAGACTTCAAGTTCACAAAGAACAAGAAGTCTGCTTCATGTGTCCAGACTGAACCTTCTTTTACTTCTTCTACACATGCATGTGCATCGCCAACTACACAATTTTTTGAGCCATCAGTTCATGGATTCACTAGAGAGCAGTACCAAAACCTTTTGACCTTGTTTCAGCAGGCTCATTTATCCTCTGGGTCTACTCATGATGGTTCCACTGTGGACAACACATCTTTTGCATATTGTGCAG ATGCTGACCTTTTTCCTACTACATCCACTTCTATGTCTATTTCTGCTTCATGTACTTCTTTGCATGTTTCTGTTCCTTCTGTTAAAGCTAGTAATGTAATAGATcatgttgttgatgttgttttct ACGATAAAGATTACCTTTTCTTGAAAAT GGATGTAGTTTTCTATGAACATATGTTTCCTTATAAGTCTGATTCTTCTCCTATTTTGTCTCCTTCTCCTCTTTCTGATCCTATAGATTCCATACCTCCTCCTGCCTCTTTTATCCCTAGCAATGATACTTTCCCTTCTGATATTCCTCCTTTCAATCCAACTCCTAGTCCTTCTACTCCACCCTCTACTTCTCCTATTTATCATTCTCCA GTATCCGCTGTTGATTTGCATATTCATGTTGAGTTCTACCAGCAGCTTGCTTCCAATTCTGCTTGGAAAGAGGTCATGCTAAAGGAATTTCAGGCTCTTGAG CTTGATGTTAATAATGCCTTCCTCCATGGTGATCTCCATGATGAGGTCTACATGAAGGTCCCACCTGGTCTTGATATTTGTggctattcttcttcttcttcttcttcttcttcttcttcttcttcttcttcttcttctttg CATTTCTCCTCTATGTTGACTCCATTGGATCCTTCTGCCAAGCTCACTGTGGATATGGGGGAGCATTTCTCTAATCCTAGCTTGTATAAGAGATTGGTTGGGAAGCTGAATTTTTTGCAATATGCTAGACCTGACATCTCATTTCCAGTACAACATTTAAGTCAGTTTTTACAGAAACCTCAGGTTCCCCACATGATGGCTGCTTTGCATGTACTTAGATATCTCATGAATGACCCTGCTCAAGGTGTTTTACTTTCAAGTTCTTCTGATTTTTCCCTTCTAGCATATTCTGATTCTGATTGGGCATCTTGTGCTATATCTCATTGTCACaatcccaattttcctccgtag